Genomic DNA from Haloplanus sp. HW8-1:
GCAGGACGCCTTCTTCGAGGGGCGTCACATGGCCGCCGGCTACAGCTGGATTCCGGAGTTCGACAAGCTCGCGGAGGCGTTCGGCGCCCGCGGCTGGCGCGTCGACGATTACGACGAGGTGGCCGACGCCGTCGAGGAGGCACTCGCCTACGACGGTCCGTCGGTGATCGACTTCCACATCGATCCCGCGGAGAACGTCTACCCGATGGTGCCAAGCGGCGGCGCAAACGACAAGTTCGCCCTCTCGGAGGAGCAACTATGAGCGGTGGACTGGACGGACCGGCCCCCGAGGAGCGACCGACGCCGGACGGTCGACGCAACTCCCAAGGGATCCGGATCGACCCCGAGGCCGAAGCGGAACCCGAGGCCAGGCGGGTCGTGCTCTCGGCGCTCGTGAAACACGAACCCGGGGTGCTGGCGAGCGTCTCCGGACTCTTCCGGCGACGACAGTTCAATATCGAAAGCCTGACAGTGGGGCCGACCACCGATCAGGACCGGGCCCGGATCACCCTCGAGATCGAGGAGCCCGACCCGGGCATCGAACAGGCGAAAAAACAACTGCAGAAGCTCGTCCCGGTCATCGCCGTCACGGAACTCGAACCCGACGCCATCCGGCGCGAACTGGCCTTGATCAAGGT
This window encodes:
- the ilvN gene encoding acetolactate synthase small subunit, with the protein product MSGGLDGPAPEERPTPDGRRNSQGIRIDPEAEAEPEARRVVLSALVKHEPGVLASVSGLFRRRQFNIESLTVGPTTDQDRARITLEIEEPDPGIEQAKKQLQKLVPVIAVTELEPDAIRRELALIKVDGSAPDQVGAVAEMYDGKTVDVSQESVTVEITGSEQKIDAAIETFGRFGIHEIVRTGTAALERGTRRTT